In a single window of the Trypanosoma brucei brucei TREU927 chromosome 6, complete sequence genome:
- a CDS encoding phosphatidic acid phosphatase, putative (similar to Dolichyldiphosphatase (EC 3.6.1.43) (Dolichyl pyrophosphatephosphatase). (Swiss-Prot:P53223) [Saccharomyces cerevisiae;]), whose amino-acid sequence MHANWITWAASTVVYDAGDTISFVFALSSLLPSIIVIFIAGLASSSTSHQRDAALLLLVGLCQNTALNTFLKAFIKGPRPISSMYIMVPMSSSSNYGMPSNHSQFMFFFITWLLRKASANHIPVSWGMWLFFLVSATVVACGRVYNSYHSTDQVIVGAAVGVINAYASTTPTLERVLRWLMFRLSPVRNFFTSWVTYVRL is encoded by the coding sequence ATGCACGCCAACTGGATTACTTGGGCAGCTAGTACGGTGGTCTACGATGCAGGGGACACCATAAGCTTTGTGTTTGCTTTATCCTCTTTGCTCCCTTCTATTATTGTCATATTCATTGCGGGGCTCGCAAGTTCCTCGACTTCTCATCAAAGAGATGCCGCGCTGCTGCTACTCGTTGGGTTGTGCCAGAACACGGCACTGAACACTTTCCTGAAGGCTTTCATTAAGGGCCCGCGGCCGATAAGTAGCATGTACATAATGGTACCAATGAGCTCGTCGAGTAATTATGGCATGCCGAGCAATCACTCACAgtttatgtttttcttcattaCATGGCTGTTGCGCAAAGCGAGCGCGAACCATATACCCGTTTCATGGGGCATGTGGCTATTCTTCCTAGTATCAGCTACAGTTGTTGCATGTGGCCGTGTGTACAACTCTTATCATTCCACTGATCAGGTGATTGTAGGAGCTGCTGTTGGCGTGATAAATGCATACGCTTCCACCACGCCTACACTGGAAAGAGTGTTGCGCTGGCTGATGTTTAGATTGTCACCTGTGAGGAACTTCTTCACATCGTGGGTGACGTATGTCCGATTATGA
- a CDS encoding nuclear cap binding protein, putative (similar to 20 kDa nuclear cap binding protein (NCBP 20 kDa subunit) (CBP20) (NCBPinteracting protein 1) (NIP1). (Swiss-Prot:P52298) {Homo sapiens}), which translates to MAEYLIDLTPRMAYVDRHELLRSLLTEKEFIERRQEQLNKSTTVYVGNLSFYTTEDQIWEHFSRCGHIRDLVMGLSEVTRTPCGFCFVVFESQDGAMSAVIDLHGTLLDDRVITVSWDVGCDHTRRWGRGAHGGQVVDGVRQNLDSARGGLGVLRREELGVGAAVAEDQLVHYTWIPPRRVEKRGRS; encoded by the coding sequence ATGGCAGAATACCTCATTGATCTGACGCCGCGTATGGCATATGTTGACCGTCACGAACTTCTGCGTTCGCTTCTGACGGAAAAGGAATTCATCGAGCGGCGGCAGGAACAGCTGAATAAGAGCACGACAGTGTACGTTGGAAACTTGTCTTTCTACACGACGGAGGACCAAATCTGGGAGCATTTCTCCCGGTGTGGTCATATACGAGATCTTGTGATGGGACTGAGTGAAGTTACACGGACGCCCTGTGGGTTTTGTTTCGTGGTATTTGAGTCCCAGGATGGCGCCATGAGCGCTGTGATTGATTTACACGGCACGCTGCTAGACGACCGCGTCATAACCGTTTCATGGGACGTTGGTTGTGACCACACACGACGCTGGGGTCGAGGTGCACACGGCGGGCAGGTTGTTGATGGTGTGCGGCAGAACTTAGACAGTGCACGCGGCGGACTTGGTGTGTTGAGGCGTGAGGAGCTTGGCGTTGGTGCTGCAGTGGCGGAGGATCAGTTAGTGCATTATACTTGGATACCACCGCGACGGGTGGAGAAGCGCGGCCGTTCGTAA
- a CDS encoding aspartyl-tRNA synthetase, putative (similar to SP:P14868: Aspartyl-tRNA synthetase (EC 6.1.1.12) (Aspartate--tRNA ligase)(AspRS). {Homo sapiens}) codes for MSDPAQSDNTGANEATTANAPKSTNKKQNEKEARKAARLAEEAAKAAEKAALLLRFADVFGAAPLVQSKTYGSRKFTDIAVLSKDDADRVVTIRARVDTTRKKGKLAFTVLRDGVHSLQAMAAVSEEVPKEMVDFIGQLPCESVVDVEGTVCIAAQPITSTSQQDIELRINRIHVVSEALRVLPFTLADASRREDEEGIKINFDTRLACRWLDLRSPASNAIFRIQSRVGQYFRQFLIDSEFVEIHSPKIIATASEGGANVFKLGYFNRDAYLAQSPQLYKQIALQGDLKRVFEVGPVFRAENSNTHRHLTEFVGLDVEMRINEHYYEVLDLAEELFCHMFERLSGHNAELEAIKRQYPFEPLVWQMSAERMKELGVGAIEEDTEPTDTYKARVRNSNLRMLRINYPDCVALLNTVLETKLDPTDDINTTNEKLLGKLVKERYGVDFFISDRFPSAARPFYTMPCPNDERFTNSFDMFIRGEEISSGAQRIHDASLLLQRAQSLQVDLGPVSDYVDSFRLGAWPHGGFGVGLERVVMLYLGLHNVRLTSLFPRDPQRVTP; via the coding sequence ATGTCGGACCCCGCTCAATCAGACAACACGGGCGCCAATGAAGCAACCACAGCAAATGCGCCTAAAAGCACTAACAAGAAGCAAAACGAGAAAGAAGCCCGAAAGGCAGCGCGCCTAGCTGAAGAAGCTGCTAAAGCGGCGGAGAAGGCAGCACTTCTGCTTAGGTTCGCTGACGTTTTTGGAGCCGCGCCGCTGGTGCAATCCAAAACATATGGATCAAGGAAATTCACCGATATTGCCGTCTTGTCGAAGGATGACGCCGACCGTGTGGTCACTATTCGTGCCCGCGTTGACACAACacggaagaaggggaagctTGCATTCACTGTGCTGCGCGATGGAGTCCACTCCCTTCAGGCTATGGCTGCCGTGTCGGAGGAGGTACCGAAGGAGATGGTGGATTTTATCGGTCAACTGCCGTGCGAGTCTGTTGTTGATGTAGAAGGAACCGTATGTATCGCAGCTCAACCTATTACGTCCACCTCGCAACAGGACATCGAATTAAGGATCAATCGCATTCATGTAGTGAGTGAGGCGCTGCGCGTGCTTCCGTTTACACTCGCTGACGCTTCCCGCcgtgaggatgaggaaggcATTAAGATCAACTTCGATACGCGCCTTGCGTGCCGCTGGTTGGACCTCCGTTCCCCCGCATCCAATGCCATATTCAGAATCCAATCTCGGGTGGGGCAGTACTTCCGTCAGTTTCTCATTGATAGCGAATTTGTGGAGATTCATTCCCCAAAGATCATTGCGACAGCGAGCGAGGGTGGTGCCAACGTATTCAAGCTGGGGTACTTCAACCGTGACGCATATTTGGCGCAGTCTCCGCAACTTTATAAACAGATTGCGCTCCAGGGTGACTTGAAGCGAGTTTTTGAGGTGGGGCCCGTGTTCCGTGCAGAGAACAGCAACACCCACCGCCACCTGACGGAGTTTGTGGGACTTGACGTGGAGATGCGGATCAATGAGCACTATTACGAAGTGCTTGACTTGGCTGAAGAGCTCTTCTGTCACATGTTTGAGCGCCTATCAGGACACAACGCGGAGTTGGAGGCCATCAAGCGGCAGTACCCGTTCGAACCACTTGTGTGGCAGATGTCAGCAGAACGCATGAAAGAGTTAGGTGTCGGTGCCATTGAAGAGGACACGGAGCCAACCGACACGTACAAGGCGCGTGTTCGCAATAGCAACCTTCGCATGCTTCGCATTAATTATCCGGACTGTGTTGCGCTTCTAAATACCGTACTGGAAACTAAGCTGGACCCAACTGATGACATAAACACCACCAACGAAAAACTCCTTGGCAAGTTGGTCAAGGAGCGCTACGGAGTGGACTTCTTCATTTCGGACCGGTTTCCATCGGCTGCGCGGCCCTTCTACACGATGCCGTGCCCCAATGATGAGCGTTTCACCAACTCGTTTGACATGTTTATCCGAGGCGAGGAGATATCAAGTGGTGCACAGCGTATTCACGATGCCTCCTTGCTGCTCCAACGCGCCCAGTCGCTGCAAGTGGATCTTGGACCTGTCAGCGACTACGTGGACTCCTTCAGACTTGGGGCATGGCCGCATGGTGGATTTGGTGTTGGACTCGAGCGCGTGGTAATGTTGTACCTTGGTTTACACAACGTACGTCTGACGTCGCTCTTCCCGCGCGACCCGCAGCGTGTGACACCGTAG
- a CDS encoding glycosyltransferase family 28 protein, putative, with product MALFLWLVLAFSLLVWRFASVLRSVPAPRRRCGDSPLRVCVVLGSGGHTSEMMRIVETLKTEIWGHHRPFYVVSSTDSHSASLAKQFEERNFGRCCRLHIIPRAREVGQSYFLSIFTTLRALWSCVFLALDEKPDVILVNGPGVCVPVVAGALLVAILIPSSCYCRPAIAFIETYSSVSHMSVSGKLLGPISDVCVVQWLKLYENYQHKWWWGCKNIFFVGTRNTAEENGLQQRLSPMLGKFDGSEEGGGAGSMALVTVGSTQFTPLIEAVDNEEVLRALAKRGITQLLVQKGTSPYVNRISFAHGVSVEVFPYRPKLHEIIQKAALVISHAGAGTILEVLESKKPMIAVPNRALMLDHQLEFAEALSNERYIYCVQVADLCKQLQRLDLGALRVYPGADTAELLRLLTPLFSL from the coding sequence ATGGCTCTGTTCCTCTGGCTTGTGCTGGCATTTTCGTTGCTTGTCTGGCGATTTGCGTCAGTGCTACGCAGTGTGCCTGCACCCAGGCGGCGCTGTGGCGACTCTCCACTGCGCGTGTGCGTAGTGCTCGGATCAGGCGGTCACACGAGTGAAATGATGCGTATCGTCGAAACCCTCAAAACGGAAATATGGGGGCATCACCGACCATTTTATGTTGTTTCGTCTACCGACTCGCATTCAGCTAGTCTCGCTAAACAATTTGAGGAGCGAAACTTTGGGAGATGCTGCCGCCTACACATAATACCTCGGGCGCGTGAGGTTGGCCAGAGCTACTTTCTCTCCATTTTTACAACCCTTCGTGCCTTGTGGTCGTGTGTATTTCTCGCACTTGATGAGAAACCGGATGTTATTTTGGTGAACGGCCCAGGTGTCTGCGTGCCTGTAGTTGCCGGTGCATTGTTAGTGGCTATACTCATACCCTCGTCGTGCTACTGCCGTCCCGCTATCGCGTTCATTGAGACATACAGTTCCGTTTCTCATATGTCTGTTTCAGGGAAGCTTCTGGGGCCGATCAGTGACGTGTGCGTGGTGCAGTGGTTGAAGCTGTACGAAAATTATCAACATAAATGGTGGTGGGGCtgcaaaaatattttctttgtgggGACGAGGAATACTGCGGAAGAAAATGGTTTACAGCAGCGGCTTTCACCAATGTTGGGGAAGTTTGATGGCAGCGAAGAGGGTGGTGGAGCTGGCTCAATGGCCCTGGTTACTGTGGGGTCCACCCAGTTCACTCCACTCATTGAAGCTGTTGATAATGAGGAGGTGCTGAGGGCACTCGCCAAACGAGGTATTACGCAACTTTTAGTGCAGAAGGGAACATCGCCTTATGTCAATCGGATTTCATTCGCTCACGGCGTTTCCGTTGAAGTTTTTCCTTACCGGCCAAAACTTCATGAAATCATTCAGAAAGCTGCATTGGTTATATCCCACGCCGGAGCGGGGACTATTTTGGAGGTGCTAGAGAGCAAAAAACCAATGATCGCTGTACCTAATCGAGCACTAATGCTGGACCACCAGTTGGAATTTGCAGAGGCACTTAGTAATGAGCGGTACATTTATTGTGTGCAGGTTGCGGACCTTTGTAAACAGCTGCAGCGACTTGATCTAGGGGCGCTTCGTGTGTACCCCGGGGCGGATACTGCAGAGTTGCTGAGGTTACTCACCCCACTCTTCAGTTTGTGA
- a CDS encoding hypothetical protein, conserved (similar to outer arm dynein light chain 2 (GI:2760161) [Anthocidaris crassispina]) translates to MIVPPPWGDDDQRKLPERRSGTFSNVFWSSLSTYIGNTVKELQELLEAGAVLNASVCAGAGNVCDDVRPVVPKRLEGVRAACPVISMEELPPIDFCEDTDAVVRAQSRCLRYTQSLMQLLDVTRGCCGSWGRLHRGERNRLRKALTEEAEARFSLVELCTYFVDLRFCHKGIDALTPDIFQFSNVTKLVLSNNPGLTSIPYLPPACLVFIACGCNIRQICGSNTLALVGLSFNAMDGLDFINEMPSLRVLDLTRNTVFDLVLAIDSLRNHPTLDDVTFTGCPIALLDNYKENITRGCPRLRKLDGVTLPCANNALSASPRKAPSVEDGASTYHSCVATPRELSFLVSTGVPIAVTVVKLEGVSNLFHTLLPRDDRSLIERPEPKARKGKRKAKPAAVGISYEFATHFSLKGSWGGEEGAILKCENIPILPAAPSGRATTASRRTLQPSPNAIDNVAELNHTARANIPTSAKLSDLLAQALAITLEVRDDVQFASGNSVTLTYEMGTFVADCSSLLLSTGPPPRALSVKVPIILSEAALAEKRVHARELRKNLTNSLQLLVSASQAPQSSSPLVAANSGSFRRRSKKSTSDRMNASDRFPTETRRLEDDLDELRLLSNIEEKRVDELSSLEMVLTLELSIGSAPKNNNSESSLINRTGRRRAGAKGAAPVA, encoded by the coding sequence ATGATTGTACCTCCTCCCTGGGGGGACGACGATCAAAGAAAGTTGCCTGAGCGGCGCTCAGGGACTTTTTCAAATGTATTTTGGAGCTCCCTCAGCACATATATCGGTAACACCGTGAAGGAACTTCAGGAGCTGTTAGAAGCGGGTGCCGTGTTGAATGCCAGTGTTTGTGCTGGAGCGGGTAATGTATGTGATGATGTTCGTCCTGTTGTTCCTAAGAGGTTAGAAGGGGTTCGGGCTGCATGCCCAGTTATCTCCATGGAAGAACTTCCCCCAATTGATTTCTGCGAGGATACAGATGCTGTGGTGAGGGCACAATCTCGATGCCTTCGTTACACGCAAAGTCTTATGCAACTGCTGGATGTAACTCGAGGCTGCTGTGGAAGCTGGGGACGGCTGCACCGTGGAGAGAGAAATCGGCTTCGGAAAGCCCTTACGGAGGAGGCTGAAGCGAGGTTTAGCTTGGTGGAGTTGTGTACCTATTTCGTTGACCTTAGGTTTTGCCACAAGGGAATCGATGCACTGACGCCCGACATTTTTCAGTTCTCAAATGTTACTAAGCTAGTCCTAAGTAACAACCCGGGGCTAACCTCCATCCCATATCTTCCACCCGCGTGTCTGGTATTTATAGCCTGTGGATGTAACATAAGGCAAATATGCGGGTCTAATACTCTCGCGCTTGTTGGTCTGTCATTTAACGCGATGGACGGCCTTGACTTCATCAATGAAATGCCTTCGCTCCGTGTGCTTGATCTAACACGCAACACCGTATTCGATTTGGTTCTCGCCATTGATTCATTGCGTAATCATCCGACATTGGACGATGTGACGTTTACTGGTTGTCCCATTGCACTTCTGGACAACTACAAGGAAAATATAACGAGGGGTTGCCCCCGGCTGCGAAAGCTTGACGGCGTTACCCTCCCCTGCGCGAACAATGCACTAAGTGCGTCTCCCAGGAAAGCGCCGTCTGTTGAAGATGGGGCGTCGACTTATCATTCATGTGTCGCCACGCCGCGCGAATTGTCGTTCCTGGTCTCGACCGGGGTGCCGATTGCCGTCACAGTGGTAAAGTTGGAGGGAGTTTCCAACCTGTTTCACACTCTGTTACCACGCGACGATCGGTCGTTGATAGAGCGGCCGGAACCAAAGGctaggaagggaaaaaggaaggctAAACCCGCCGCCGTCGGAATATCGTACGAGTTTGCCACTCATTTTTCCTTGAAGGGTTCCTGGGGCGGGGAGGAAGGTGCAATTTTGAAGTGTGAGAATATACCAATATTGCCTGCTGCCCCCAGCGGCCGAGCAACCACTGCCTCGAGAAGGACGTTGCAACCTTCACCAAACGCAATTGACAACGTGGCGGAACTGAACCATACAGCAAGGGCTAACATACCGACCAGCGCTAAACTTTCGGACTTGCTAGCGCAAGCGCTAGCTATCACACTCGAGGTTCGTGATGATGTACAATTTGCTAGCGGTAACAGCGTGACGCTGACCTACGAAATGGGCACCTTCGTCGCTGACTGTTCTTCTCTGCTTCTCAGCACGGGGCCACCACCGCGAGCCCTATCTGTGAAGGTACCCATTATACTTAGCGAGGCAGCACTGGCGGAGAAGCGGGTTCATGCACGCGAACTTCGCAAGAACCTCACCAATTCTTTGCAACTCCTCGTGAGTGCATCACAGGCGCCCCAATCATCTTCACCGCTGGTCGCGGCAAATTCTGGTTCATTTCGGCGGCGTTCCAAAAAGTCAACATCTGATCGGATGAACGCGTCCGATCGTTTCCCAACAGAGACAAGGCGCTTAGAGGACGATTTAGATGAATTGAGACTTCTCTCAAATATCGAGGAGAAACGGGTAGACGAACTTAGTTCATTAGAAATGGTGCTTACCCTTGAGTTGTCTATTGGCTCAGCccccaaaaacaacaattccgAATCTTCATTGATTAACCGGACTGGTCGTCGTCGGGCTGGAGCGAAAGGCGCGGCGCCAGTTGCTTGA
- a CDS encoding eukaryotic translation initiation factor 4E, putative (similar to Eukaryotic translation initiation factor 4E (eIF4E) (eIF-4E) (mRNAcap-binding protein) (eIF-4F 25 kDa subunit). (Swiss-Prot:Q9P974) [Candida glabrata;]) — translation MQNLRADAVEYTPSWQKRSSAVAVTAPTPTTLPARATLPTPKTGFTTSMTSTNTITTHSGFSAQATTPQSPSCPPQGQQQQTVVPPPTRSPVSTHVIPTRMSPVHAPSAAFHMSPNAVSYVPRGAAAGSLMPLPTSTADLAVEKELQRKQQSGSPSTSSWVTTCTKSNGVRSATSPVPKAGSTPIVAEISVDKTDEEVLEISRCSSLKASAPAFLPRRTLNRSNMTKPSPFTLTPDSGDMRFGDPWCLFYLPVGGPDSTRESTYDPTLVFRMDCISSFWKVFNNIPEPTRMCAGTLYLFRDGINPKWEDLRNRDGGIVRAKVRPQVVDDAWLHLLCRTVGESWSRSVRNSVNGIALKVRAAAFMLEVWVTEQTSELMSDISELLHKFLGDAFQVPYIPHSVAQERAATNAAALAVKEKKNRGNRRLW, via the coding sequence ATGCAAAATTTACGTGCTGATGCGGTGGAGTACACTCCGTCATGGCAGAAAAGATCGTCGGCGGTGGCTGTAACTGCACCCACACCGACTACTCTACCGGCTCGCGCTACGTTGCCTACCCCCAAGACTGGGTTCACAACTTCCATGACATCCACTAACACCATCACAACACATAGTGGGTTTTCTGCACAGGCGACAACTCCTCAATCTCCGTCGTGTCCCCCACAagggcagcaacagcaaacagTGGTGCCCCCGCCTACACGTAGCCCCGTTTCAACTCATGTAATACCCACTCGAATGAGTCCCGTGCATGCGCCTTCGGCGGCATTTCACATGAGCCCTAATGCAGTAAGTTACGTACCACGGGGTGCAGCGGCCGGCTCACTTATGCCACTGCCAACATCAACTGCAGACCTTGCGGTagagaaggagttgcagcgGAAACAGCAAAGCGGTTCTCCCTCTACCTCCAGTTGGGTTACTACATGTACGAAAAGTAATGGCGTGCGGTCGGCAACATCGCCAGTTCCCAAGGCCGGGTCAACGCCTATTGTGGCGGAGATCAGTGTCGACAAAACGGATGAGGAGGTATTAGAAATTAGCAGGTGCAGCTCATTGAAAGCCTCGGCGCCGGCTTTTTTGCCGCGCCGCACGCTGAACCGCTCCAACATGACGAAACCCTCGCCTTTTACCCTCACTCCCGACTCTGGTGATATGAGATTTGGTGACCCCTGGTGTCTCTTCTACCTTCCAGTTGGTGGGCCCGACAGCACGAGGGAAAGTACTTATGACCCCACGCTCGTTTTTCGTATGGACTGCATCTCTTCCTTCTGGAAAGTCTTCAACAATATTCCGGAGCCAACACGTATGTGCGCTGGGACGTTGTACCTCTTCCGCGATGGTATCAATCCAAAGTGGGAAGATCTGAGGAATCGTGATGGCGGTATTGTGAGGGCGAAGGTAAGGCCTCAAGTGGTTGACGATGCTTGGTTGCATCTTCTTTGCCGCACTGTTGGGGAGTCCTGGTCAAGGTCAGTGCGCAACAGTGTCAACGGTATTGCCCTGAAGGTGCGAGCGGCTGCTTTCATGTTGGAAGTATGGGTCACAGAGCAGACTTCAGAGCTGATGAGCGACATCAGTGAGCTGCTGCACAAGTTTCTAGGGGATGCATTTCAGGTTCCTTACATTCCACATTCCGTCGCACAGGAGAGGGCCGCCACGAATGCGGCGGCCTTGGCtgtgaaggagaagaaaaatagaggCAATCGTCGGCTTTGGTGA
- a CDS encoding bystin, putative, with translation MPGREKKRRIGTRTNPLGEDLHADRFASAKRGAVESKASGASDDVDVDLEGGIVLPGRVASKILKTARQQIEAIAAEEQEDGGGLHGEESSDGDDCNNDPTIVNLQNEEDGEDAGARFYENEDESEEPIVIEYDEAESVVSEIPSEIDMGVDMYDIDDEEARLLQKFQPQSHVQSRNLADMIMEKIKEREDARKVAASSPSGDGCEGMGETGESRVDPRVARVYTAIGTILKNYTSGKVPKAFKVLPNIKNWEQLLMLTKPHEWSPHATYQATRIFAANLNERMAQRFYAAVLLPVVHEHMSAEKKLHPALYMAIRKALFKPVAFYKGFILPLAADDECTLKEALVVASVLQRMHLPPVPTAVTIVKLAQQPFSGPRSVLLRVLIDKKMAMPYQAIDALVAYFHRFIQSHSKEEKLPVLWHQTLLSFSQRYKGDFTAEQVALLLQVCSKHFHYLITPEVRRELHASPVMAKGGNS, from the coding sequence ATGCCGGGACGCGAAAAGAAACGACGCATCGGCACCCGCACAAATCCCCTAGGCGAAGACCTGCACGCCGACCGGTTTGCCAGCGCCAAGCGAGGAGCGGTGGAAAGCAAAGCGTCGGGAGCTTCAGATGATGTAGATGTTGACTTGGAGGGTGGAATTGTTCTGCCAGGGCGAGTGGCCAGTAAAATTCTCAAAACCGCACGCCAGCAAATCGAGGCAATTGCTGCGGAGGAACAGGAAGACGGTGGTGGGCTTCACGGTGAAGAAAGTAGCGATGGAGACGACTGCAACAACGACCCTACCATAGTTAATCTACAAAACGAGGAAGATGGGGAGGACGCCGGCGCTAGGTTCTATGAAAACGAAGATGAGAGCGAAGAACCAATTGTTATTGAATACGATGAGGCGGAGTCGGTTGTGTCAGAAATTCCGTCAGAGATTGACATGGGTGTTGACATGTACGACATTGACGATGAGGAGGCACGGTTGCTACAGAAGTTTCAACCTCAATCCCATGTGCAAAGTCGTAACCTTGCTGACATGATTATGGAGAAGATAAAGGAACGCGAAGACGCCCGAAAGGTAGCCGCCTCTTCCCCTTCAGGTGACGGGTGTGAGGGAATGGGTGAAACAGGAGAGAGTCGTGTCGACCCACGTGTTGCGCGTGTGTACACTGCTATTGGTACTATCCTGAAGAATTACACCTCGGGGAAGGTGCCGAAGGCGTTCAAGGTGTTGCCGAACATAAAGAATTGGGAGCAGTTGCTCATGTTAACGAAACCACACGAATGGTCGCCTCACGCCACGTACCAGGCCACACGCATATTCGCTGCGAACCTTAACGAGCGCATGGCACAGCGGTTTTACGCAGCTGTGCTCCTACCCGTTGTGCACGAGCACATGTCTGCGGAGAAGAAGCTTCACCCGGCGCTGTACATGGCAATAAGGAAGGCGCTGTTTAAACCAGTGGCATTTTATAAGGGATTTATTCTCCCACTTGCAGCTGACGATGAGTGTACGCTGAAGGAGGCCCTGGTCGTTGCCAGTGTGCTGCAGCGTATGCATTTGCCGCCAGTTCCCACAGCCGTGACTATTGTCAAGTTGGCGCAACAGCCATTCTCGGGTCCTCGCTCGGTTCTGCTGCGTGTACTGATCGACAAGAAGATGGCGATGCCATACCAAGCTATTGACGCCCTTGTAGCATACTTCCACCGCTTCATACAATCCCACAGTAAGGAGGAGAAATTGCCAGTACTTTGGCACCAAACTCTGCTCTCATTCTCACAACGATATAAGGGAGACTTTACCGCTGAGCAGGTCGCTCTGCTACTGCAGGTGTGCTCAAAGCATTTCCACTACCTCATAACACCTGAGGTTCGCCGAGAGCTGCATGCATCCCCAGTTATGGCGAAAGGAGGGAACAGTTGA